The Buchnera aphidicola (Chaitophorus sp. 3695) genomic sequence ATCAATTCTTTTTTAAATATTGAAATTGATACTTTATCACAAACTATTGTAGATACTTGTATAAAATTTTTTAAAAAATAATTTTATGATTATTAATAAAATTTTTTAAAATATTTTAAATATATATATCTCAAAAAAATTTTAAAAAAACTTTAATGTATCAGATTTTATTTAATACATTTTTAAATTAATAAAATATTTATATTTTCAAAAGAGATCATATAATTTTATGAAAAAAAAAAAAAGGATTTTGATTTTATCATTATTAAAAAATAAATATAAATTAAATCGTAATACAGAACTAATTTTTTCTACTGCTTTTGAATGTTTAATAGCTGTAATGTTATCAGCACAAACAAGAGATATAACTGTAAATAGAATTACCAAAGTTCTTTTTTCTATTGCAAATAATCCTAAAAAAATAATTTCTTTAGGAGAAAAAAATTTAATAAATTTAATTAAAAATATTGGTCTTTATAAAAATAAAACTAAAAATTTAATTCAAACTTGTAAAATTTTATTAAAAAAATATAATGGTATAGTTCCAAATAATAGAGAGAGTTTAGAAAGTCTTCCTGGAGTAGGACGAAAAACTTCTAATGTAATATTAAATATTATTTTTAACAAAAAAAAAATAGCTGTAGATACACATGTATTTAGAGTGTGTAATCGTACTGGATTTGCTGTAGGAAAAAATCCTCGATTAGTCGAACGTATTTTATTAAAAGTAGTTCCAAATTATTATAAATTATATGTGCATAATT encodes the following:
- the nth gene encoding endonuclease III, producing MKKKKRILILSLLKNKYKLNRNTELIFSTAFECLIAVMLSAQTRDITVNRITKVLFSIANNPKKIISLGEKNLINLIKNIGLYKNKTKNLIQTCKILLKKYNGIVPNNRESLESLPGVGRKTSNVILNIIFNKKKIAVDTHVFRVCNRTGFAVGKNPRLVERILLKVVPNYYKLYVHNWFLLHGKNFCKARKMHCKICFLNNLCEFNKKL